A single region of the Solwaraspora sp. WMMD406 genome encodes:
- a CDS encoding choice-of-anchor M domain-containing protein yields the protein MAVSALLALTLAAQPGLPAAQPGSPDPALDQSIAPDQPVAEGPAVLAAGHVDLGPRYVDDEWNLLIHDDAAQPVWRDPDRTVLQVTDAALRAVPDDPVYGFLGVPAGTEVHVVPQVQHPDVVWVGWNTQDPRVMQTIDRGVTLELAGVDGPGEVVMYLQDGTFSEPQVLWRSTEPPGQPMWVEVNTHTHANWVFTAPGVYLIAIRASADLVGGEQVSATRHLRFAVGDATSTDDALTAQPDEVAAPPPAEPDPAGADDADDAGGTGPWLVVGLVVVAVGLAGALVVVVLRGRAVRRRVEQERAGS from the coding sequence ATGGCCGTGTCCGCGCTACTGGCGCTGACGCTGGCCGCCCAGCCTGGATTGCCCGCCGCCCAGCCCGGGTCGCCCGATCCGGCGCTGGACCAGTCGATCGCCCCGGACCAGCCGGTCGCCGAGGGACCGGCGGTGCTCGCCGCCGGCCACGTCGACCTGGGGCCGCGCTACGTCGACGACGAGTGGAACCTGCTGATCCACGACGACGCCGCGCAGCCGGTGTGGCGGGATCCGGACCGGACCGTGCTGCAGGTCACCGACGCCGCGCTGCGGGCCGTTCCGGACGACCCGGTGTACGGCTTCCTCGGCGTACCGGCCGGGACCGAGGTGCACGTGGTGCCGCAGGTGCAGCACCCCGACGTGGTGTGGGTCGGCTGGAACACCCAGGACCCTCGGGTGATGCAGACCATCGACCGGGGCGTGACCCTGGAGCTGGCCGGCGTGGACGGTCCCGGCGAGGTCGTCATGTACCTGCAGGACGGCACGTTCAGCGAACCGCAGGTGCTGTGGCGCTCCACCGAACCACCCGGCCAGCCGATGTGGGTCGAGGTCAACACGCACACCCACGCCAACTGGGTGTTCACCGCCCCCGGCGTGTACCTGATCGCCATCCGGGCCAGCGCCGACCTGGTCGGTGGCGAGCAGGTCTCGGCCACCCGGCACCTCCGGTTCGCCGTCGGCGACGCGACCAGCACCGACGACGCGCTCACCGCGCAACCCGACGAGGTCGCGGCGCCGCCGCCGGCCGAGCCGGACCCCGCCGGGGCGGACGACGCCGACGACGCTGGTGGCACCGGTCCGTGGCTGGTCGTCGGCCTCGTCGTGGTCGCCGTCGGGCTGGCCGGCGCGCTGGTCGTCGTGGTGCTGCGCGGGCGGGCGGTACGCCGTCGGGTCGAACAGGAGCGTGCCGGATCGTGA
- a CDS encoding anchored repeat-type ABC transporter ATP-binding subunit — protein MTALAVHDLDVDLGGRPVLRGVGLHVDPGELVGLIGPNGAGKTTLLRSVLGLIRIRSGQVLVDGVPSRPGRCAIGYVPQRHEFAWEFPISVQEAVLSGRTGRIGLLRRPGAADWRATAEAIDRVRLGDLRRRPVAELSGGQRQRVLVARALALQPALLLLDEPFTGLDMPTQELLGELFAGLAAEGTPLLMTTHDLIGAMDACSRLVLLNRRVIAEGKPTELRDPQLWMRTFGISERSPLLRLVGAGVDTAAVAAASGEGSG, from the coding sequence GTGACCGCGCTCGCCGTACACGATCTCGACGTCGACCTCGGTGGCCGCCCGGTGCTGCGCGGTGTCGGACTGCACGTCGACCCGGGGGAGTTGGTCGGGCTGATCGGCCCCAACGGTGCCGGCAAGACCACCCTGTTGCGGTCCGTGCTCGGGCTGATCCGGATCCGGTCCGGGCAGGTGCTGGTCGACGGGGTGCCGAGCCGGCCGGGGCGGTGCGCGATCGGGTACGTGCCCCAGCGGCACGAGTTCGCCTGGGAGTTCCCGATCTCGGTGCAGGAGGCGGTGCTCAGCGGCCGTACCGGTCGGATCGGGCTGCTGCGGCGACCGGGGGCGGCCGACTGGCGGGCCACCGCCGAGGCGATCGACCGGGTACGCCTGGGCGATCTGCGGCGCAGGCCGGTCGCCGAGTTGTCCGGCGGCCAGCGCCAGCGGGTGCTGGTGGCCCGCGCGTTGGCGTTGCAGCCGGCGTTGCTGCTGCTCGACGAGCCGTTCACCGGGCTGGACATGCCGACTCAGGAACTGCTCGGTGAGCTGTTCGCCGGCTTGGCGGCCGAGGGTACGCCGTTGTTGATGACCACCCACGACCTGATCGGGGCGATGGACGCCTGCTCCCGGCTGGTGCTGCTGAACCGGCGGGTGATTGCCGAGGGCAAGCCGACCGAGCTGCGGGATCCGCAGCTGTGGATGCGGACGTTCGGGATCAGCGAACGGTCACCGTTGCTGCGTCTGGTCGGTGCCGGCGTCGACACCGCAGCCGTGGCCGCCGCGTCCGGTGAGGGGAGCGGCTGA
- a CDS encoding anchored repeat-type ABC transporter permease subunit: protein MSITEFIADLFNPDLAFLPKALLIAVMSSVVCGVVGCYVVLRGMAFIGDAVAHAVFPGLAVAFVLQGSLVLGGAVAGIVTALLIAVFAQRRRLKEDSLIGVFFVAAFALGIVIISQAPGYAGSLQQFLFGSITGIPDRDLYTVGFTGLAILSVLFLLHKELVAVSLDRESARSVGLPVFWLDIVLYVLVTLAVVISLQTIGNILVLALLVTPAAAARLLTDRLGVMMLLAPVIGGGSALVGLYLSWSYDLPVGGTVVLVATAVFLLAWVFAPRHGLLARRRREPEREPVGVPESQVTPVLAEVTERPMG, encoded by the coding sequence ATGTCGATCACCGAGTTCATCGCCGACCTGTTCAATCCGGATTTGGCGTTCCTGCCGAAGGCGCTGCTGATCGCGGTCATGTCCAGCGTGGTCTGTGGCGTGGTCGGCTGCTACGTGGTGTTGCGCGGGATGGCGTTCATCGGTGACGCCGTGGCGCACGCGGTGTTCCCCGGGCTGGCGGTCGCCTTCGTGCTGCAGGGCAGCCTCGTGCTCGGCGGCGCGGTCGCCGGGATCGTCACCGCGTTGCTGATCGCGGTGTTCGCCCAGCGGCGCCGGCTCAAGGAGGACTCTCTGATCGGGGTGTTCTTCGTGGCCGCCTTCGCCCTGGGCATCGTGATCATCTCGCAGGCGCCGGGGTACGCCGGTTCGCTGCAGCAGTTCCTGTTCGGTTCGATCACCGGCATCCCGGACCGGGACCTCTACACAGTGGGCTTCACCGGCCTGGCGATTCTCTCGGTGTTGTTCCTGCTGCACAAGGAACTGGTCGCGGTCAGTCTCGACCGGGAGTCGGCCCGGTCGGTCGGGTTGCCGGTGTTCTGGTTGGACATCGTGCTGTACGTGCTGGTCACCCTGGCTGTGGTGATCTCGTTGCAGACGATCGGCAACATCCTGGTCCTGGCGTTGCTGGTCACCCCGGCGGCGGCGGCCCGGCTGCTCACCGACCGGCTCGGCGTGATGATGCTGCTCGCCCCGGTGATCGGCGGCGGTTCGGCGCTGGTGGGGCTGTACCTGTCCTGGAGCTACGACCTGCCGGTGGGCGGCACGGTCGTGCTGGTGGCGACGGCGGTGTTCCTGCTGGCCTGGGTCTTCGCCCCGCGTCACGGCCTGCTCGCCCGTCGCCGTCGAGAGCCGGAGCGAGAGCCGGTCGGGGTGCCGGAGTCCCAGGTCACACCGGTGCTGGCAGAGGTGACCGAACGGCCGATGGGATAA
- a CDS encoding choice-of-anchor M domain-containing protein — MRTTGARRFAALAAAAVIAGGVMLAPTAAAAAEKVVLATGHTDAVDVHYHDGELSLEVHDDTVSPSVNRDPADVIFQVLPEAAMAVPDDPRFAFLGPAGSQIWLLPLTQDPDLLWPGWNTTTLGSGVFTGDKVRISLVDVTGPGNVWVFTQDSFGGPIMKFRSDDGLPDGIDVPIRTHAHANWAFSALGDYTLTFQADATLTDGTTVSTGPVDYSFVVGELGGTGPETVLSIAGMADEYQPGDTVTLQAVQTPQTELDHYHWFSRCPGSDDFAIIPGEAGATYSFTATRELNACEYQVKLYDDNHSVVATSAEVWLWVAFTPTDPSASQTITASIDPTQGALVISVDPDDRSVVLPPAQLTSGGDSWESTGSLRPVTVTDTRAGTPGWSASGQLPENFTGPDGATFSSGYLGWTPQVVDQSAGQGVVAGPVVEPYVVGVGGGLGNSAVLGSAPTGVGRGTATLSAGLQLRLPTETVPGTYTATLTLTAI; from the coding sequence ATGAGAACAACAGGTGCCCGCAGGTTCGCGGCCCTGGCCGCAGCGGCGGTGATCGCCGGCGGCGTGATGCTGGCGCCGACCGCCGCAGCCGCCGCCGAGAAGGTGGTGCTCGCCACGGGCCACACCGACGCCGTCGACGTCCACTACCACGACGGCGAACTGTCCCTGGAGGTGCACGACGACACGGTCAGCCCGTCGGTCAACCGCGACCCGGCCGACGTGATCTTCCAGGTGCTGCCCGAAGCCGCCATGGCGGTGCCGGACGACCCCCGGTTCGCCTTCCTCGGCCCGGCCGGCTCCCAGATCTGGCTGCTGCCGCTCACCCAGGACCCGGACCTGCTCTGGCCCGGCTGGAACACCACCACCCTCGGCTCCGGCGTCTTCACCGGGGACAAGGTCCGGATCAGCCTCGTCGACGTCACCGGACCAGGAAACGTCTGGGTGTTCACCCAGGACAGCTTCGGTGGGCCGATCATGAAGTTCCGCAGCGACGACGGCTTGCCGGACGGCATCGACGTACCGATCCGCACCCACGCCCACGCCAACTGGGCGTTCAGCGCGCTCGGCGACTACACGCTGACCTTCCAGGCCGATGCGACCCTGACCGACGGCACGACCGTCAGCACCGGACCGGTCGACTACTCGTTCGTCGTCGGCGAACTCGGCGGCACCGGTCCGGAAACCGTGCTGAGCATCGCCGGCATGGCCGACGAGTACCAGCCCGGCGACACGGTCACCCTGCAGGCGGTGCAGACCCCGCAGACCGAGCTGGACCACTACCACTGGTTCAGCCGCTGCCCCGGCTCCGACGACTTCGCCATCATCCCCGGCGAGGCCGGCGCGACCTACAGCTTCACCGCCACCCGTGAGCTCAACGCCTGCGAATACCAGGTGAAGCTCTACGACGACAACCACAGCGTCGTCGCGACCAGCGCGGAGGTCTGGCTCTGGGTGGCCTTCACCCCGACCGACCCGAGCGCCTCGCAAACCATCACCGCGTCCATCGACCCCACCCAGGGCGCGCTGGTGATCAGCGTCGACCCGGACGACCGCAGCGTCGTCCTGCCACCGGCGCAGCTGACCAGCGGCGGTGACAGCTGGGAGAGCACCGGAAGCCTGCGTCCGGTGACCGTCACCGACACCCGGGCCGGCACCCCCGGCTGGAGCGCCTCCGGCCAGCTGCCGGAGAACTTCACCGGACCCGACGGTGCCACCTTCAGCTCCGGCTACCTCGGCTGGACTCCGCAGGTGGTCGACCAGTCCGCCGGCCAGGGCGTCGTCGCGGGTCCGGTCGTCGAGCCGTACGTCGTCGGCGTCGGCGGCGGACTCGGCAACAGCGCCGTACTCGGCTCGGCGCCGACCGGCGTGGGCCGGGGCACCGCGACCCTCTCGGCCGGCCTGCAGCTGCGCTTGCCGACCGAGACCGTGCCCGGCACCTACACCGCGACCCTCACCCTCACCGCGATCTGA
- a CDS encoding DUF916 domain-containing protein has translation MRKPAALATGLLLAAGLLAGPAPTVPPAPELASAAAQSLTWGVAPSSPEGPNGRPAFEYKLDPGATLTDYVAISNHSDQPITLDVYASDAFTTDQGGFDLLAADTASVDVGAWITLPARTITVPSTSRLDVPFTITVPDNATPGDHPGGIVASLAATGTDEQGNQVAVDHRVGSRVYLRVTGELRPALDVADLSITHDGTWNPIAGGTVTATFTVRNTGNVRLTGQPDLAVAGPFGSARRTASGDQLPEILPGDSFQTSVRVDGVPPLFRLGAQLTVEPAAVTDDVLDPAPVTVVRERGLWAVPWPHLVFLLLLGLVGWLVVARRRKSRSRQAAQLEQAVAAAREQGRAEAARDQSGTESVPDQRRAEAVADQTAASAQPTRTAD, from the coding sequence ATGCGTAAGCCCGCCGCCCTGGCCACCGGACTCCTGCTCGCCGCCGGACTCCTGGCCGGACCGGCACCGACGGTGCCGCCCGCACCCGAGCTGGCGTCCGCCGCCGCCCAATCGCTCACCTGGGGCGTGGCCCCGTCCAGCCCCGAGGGCCCGAACGGACGACCGGCCTTCGAGTACAAGCTCGACCCGGGCGCGACTCTCACCGACTACGTGGCGATCAGCAACCACTCTGACCAGCCGATCACCCTCGACGTGTACGCCAGCGACGCGTTCACCACCGACCAGGGCGGCTTCGACCTGCTGGCCGCCGACACCGCATCGGTCGACGTCGGCGCCTGGATCACCTTACCTGCCCGTACCATCACCGTGCCCTCGACGTCACGGCTGGACGTGCCGTTCACCATCACGGTGCCGGACAACGCCACGCCCGGTGACCACCCGGGCGGCATCGTCGCCTCGCTCGCCGCCACCGGCACCGACGAGCAGGGCAACCAGGTGGCGGTCGACCACCGGGTCGGCTCCCGGGTCTACCTGCGGGTCACCGGCGAGCTGCGACCAGCGCTCGACGTGGCGGACCTGTCGATCACGCACGACGGCACCTGGAACCCGATCGCTGGTGGCACCGTCACCGCGACCTTCACCGTGCGCAACACCGGCAACGTACGGCTGACCGGGCAACCGGACCTCGCCGTCGCCGGCCCGTTCGGATCGGCCAGGCGGACCGCGTCCGGTGACCAACTACCGGAGATCCTGCCCGGCGACAGCTTCCAGACATCGGTCCGGGTCGACGGCGTACCGCCGTTGTTCCGGCTCGGTGCCCAGCTCACCGTCGAGCCGGCTGCCGTCACCGACGACGTGCTTGATCCTGCCCCGGTGACCGTCGTCCGCGAGCGCGGCCTGTGGGCCGTTCCGTGGCCGCACCTGGTGTTCCTGCTGCTGCTCGGCCTGGTCGGCTGGCTCGTGGTCGCGCGTCGACGCAAGAGCCGCTCCCGGCAGGCCGCCCAGCTCGAACAGGCCGTCGCCGCCGCGCGGGAACAGGGCCGCGCCGAGGCCGCACGCGACCAGAGCGGCACCGAATCCGTACCCGACCAGCGCCGCGCTGAAGCCGTAGCCGATCAGACCGCCGCCAGCGCGCAGCCCACCCGTACCGCTGACTGA
- a CDS encoding TIGR03773 family transporter-associated surface protein, with product MNMFRRAVAAATRPRPAAVTAVSALVAALIAPAAPTTAPSTSAAHERASVDPVSSPVSAAGTDLVAVALDGETLSVVTRESPADRRGASGADRRPATVVFGPAGGVTVRTPDHPAFRFLGGAGRPMWALTGGDYDFPYLDTRSVPRGAVRGDAVELSLRQVDGPGGFAAYTLGALGQPTPLFGTLDGMPRAVRLPTATRTGGLVWLFDAAGDYRLTLSAAATLASGEEVVAEAVYQVSVPRLEMADAQPAPIPAPAADLSRAAGAMAAEVEPLVADPPPLAAAAAPTATATPSAAAPLAAAAAQQTGSRVVIDDGHVDMGPELVGSDWTIRLKDDTVSPPVWRELADVVLHAKDNAKITVPEGAGFLGDPGDEVWLLPQGQRSGIVWPGWNTQHPSVVSGIDGPVTWTFKGIDAPGRFALFLTGSFGESEVLFDSSASLPQQLDIPSNTHAHGNWAFSQPGIYRLGFEMSATTSSGSRVTDTRTLTVAIGDDTDPNDGFGPGGGSPGGGSPGGGNLPRTGSSWHLPATGAVLVIAGALVMFTARRRRPTQPQCSS from the coding sequence ATGAACATGTTCCGCCGCGCCGTCGCTGCGGCGACCCGACCCCGGCCCGCCGCCGTGACGGCGGTGTCAGCGCTGGTCGCCGCGCTGATCGCGCCGGCCGCGCCGACGACCGCGCCGTCGACGTCGGCGGCCCACGAACGGGCGTCGGTCGACCCGGTGTCCAGCCCGGTGAGTGCCGCCGGTACCGACCTGGTGGCGGTCGCGCTCGACGGCGAAACGCTGTCGGTGGTCACCCGCGAGTCACCGGCCGACCGTCGTGGGGCGTCCGGTGCCGACCGGCGGCCGGCGACGGTGGTCTTCGGGCCGGCGGGCGGGGTGACGGTACGGACTCCTGACCATCCGGCGTTCCGGTTCCTCGGCGGGGCCGGCCGGCCGATGTGGGCGTTGACCGGCGGCGACTACGACTTCCCGTACCTCGACACCCGGTCGGTGCCGCGCGGCGCGGTGCGCGGTGACGCGGTCGAGCTGTCGCTACGGCAGGTCGACGGTCCGGGCGGTTTCGCCGCGTACACCCTCGGTGCGCTCGGCCAGCCGACGCCGCTGTTCGGCACCCTCGACGGGATGCCACGTGCCGTCCGGCTGCCGACCGCGACCAGGACCGGCGGCCTGGTCTGGCTCTTCGACGCCGCGGGTGACTACCGACTGACGCTGTCGGCGGCGGCGACGCTGGCCAGTGGCGAGGAGGTGGTCGCCGAGGCCGTCTACCAGGTATCGGTTCCACGGCTTGAGATGGCCGACGCCCAGCCGGCGCCGATCCCGGCTCCGGCAGCCGACCTGTCGAGGGCGGCCGGTGCCATGGCGGCCGAGGTCGAGCCGCTCGTCGCCGACCCGCCGCCGCTGGCGGCGGCTGCCGCGCCGACGGCGACAGCGACGCCCAGCGCCGCCGCGCCGCTCGCGGCGGCGGCGGCCCAGCAGACCGGGTCACGGGTTGTCATCGACGACGGTCACGTCGACATGGGGCCGGAGCTCGTCGGATCGGACTGGACGATCCGTCTCAAGGACGACACCGTGTCACCACCGGTGTGGCGGGAACTCGCCGACGTGGTGCTGCATGCCAAGGACAACGCGAAGATCACCGTACCGGAGGGTGCTGGCTTCCTCGGCGATCCCGGTGACGAGGTGTGGCTGCTGCCGCAGGGTCAGCGCTCCGGGATCGTCTGGCCGGGCTGGAACACCCAGCATCCGTCCGTCGTGTCTGGCATCGATGGCCCGGTCACCTGGACGTTCAAGGGGATCGACGCTCCGGGTCGGTTCGCGCTCTTCCTGACCGGCTCGTTCGGTGAGTCCGAGGTGCTGTTCGATTCCTCGGCCAGCCTGCCACAGCAGCTCGACATCCCGAGCAACACCCACGCCCACGGCAACTGGGCGTTCAGCCAGCCGGGCATCTACCGGTTGGGCTTCGAGATGTCGGCCACCACGTCGTCGGGGTCCAGGGTCACCGACACCAGGACGCTCACCGTGGCGATCGGTGACGACACGGACCCGAACGACGGCTTCGGCCCCGGTGGTGGCAGCCCCGGCGGCGGCAGCCCCGGCGGCGGCAACCTGCCACGGACTGGATCGTCGTGGCATCTGCCGGCCACCGGAGCCGTGTTGGTGATCGCTGGTGCCCTGGTGATGTTCACCGCGCGTCGGCGGCGTCCGACTCAGCCTCAGTGTTCGTCGTAG
- a CDS encoding type B 50S ribosomal protein L31, with protein sequence MKPDIHPKYDYVVFRDRSADFAFLTRSTATSAKTIEWTDGRTYPVIDVEISAASHPFWTGRQRLLDSAGRVEKFRAKYARKGNANKGGGTPG encoded by the coding sequence ATGAAGCCTGATATCCACCCCAAGTACGATTATGTCGTTTTTCGGGATCGTAGCGCCGATTTCGCATTTCTTACCCGGTCGACCGCCACCAGCGCGAAGACCATCGAGTGGACTGACGGTCGTACGTACCCGGTGATCGACGTGGAGATCTCCGCCGCCAGCCACCCGTTCTGGACCGGCCGTCAACGGCTGCTGGACAGCGCCGGCCGGGTCGAGAAGTTCCGGGCCAAGTACGCCCGCAAGGGCAACGCGAACAAAGGCGGCGGGACGCCCGGTTAG
- a CDS encoding sensory rhodopsin transducer: MATVGARTWVVAGGRIPVDSNGEEPEFTSFDQLCLLNAEDADAGVELVVYYADQEPVGPYRWVVWARRIRHVRLNDLVDPEPIRLGRPFGCVLTSSVPLVAQFQRQDTRLPGVLALVDVVAYPVP, encoded by the coding sequence ATGGCGACCGTCGGAGCTCGTACCTGGGTGGTCGCCGGTGGGCGGATCCCGGTGGACAGCAACGGGGAAGAGCCGGAGTTCACCAGCTTCGACCAGCTCTGCCTGCTCAACGCCGAGGACGCCGACGCCGGGGTGGAACTGGTCGTCTACTACGCCGACCAGGAACCGGTGGGGCCGTACCGCTGGGTGGTGTGGGCGCGGCGGATCCGACACGTACGGCTCAACGATCTGGTCGACCCGGAGCCGATCCGCCTCGGCCGGCCGTTCGGCTGCGTCCTCACCTCGTCGGTGCCGCTGGTGGCACAGTTCCAGCGCCAGGACACCCGGCTGCCGGGTGTCCTGGCGCTCGTCGACGTGGTCGCCTACCCGGTGCCGTGA
- a CDS encoding cytosine permease — MTNPADIVGQVGNTALTVLDALTFLAATIGINLVANFIPPAYDLSNLSPQRISFTRGGYLTALFGFVIGALWVAVIDQIGLPKFVDTLGAVLAPLYGILVADFYVVQRRTLLVADLYSMDPDRRYHYVNGWNVRAVGAFAVAAVFSVATVWVPWLAELSGFAWVIGAVIGAVLYIAVMAARTPGAVDRSVPVSPAPVTAAPTAVEIPDS; from the coding sequence CTGACCAATCCGGCCGACATCGTCGGGCAGGTCGGCAACACCGCGTTGACCGTCCTGGACGCGTTGACCTTTCTGGCCGCGACGATCGGCATCAACCTGGTCGCCAATTTCATCCCACCCGCGTACGACCTGTCGAACCTGTCGCCGCAGCGGATCAGCTTCACACGCGGCGGCTATCTGACGGCGCTGTTCGGATTCGTCATCGGGGCGCTGTGGGTCGCCGTGATCGACCAGATCGGGTTGCCGAAGTTCGTCGACACGTTGGGGGCGGTGCTCGCGCCGCTCTACGGCATCCTGGTCGCCGACTTCTACGTCGTGCAACGCCGGACCCTGCTGGTCGCCGATCTGTACAGCATGGACCCGGACCGTCGGTACCACTACGTCAACGGCTGGAACGTGCGGGCGGTCGGCGCGTTCGCGGTCGCGGCCGTCTTCTCGGTGGCCACGGTGTGGGTTCCGTGGTTGGCGGAGCTCAGCGGGTTCGCCTGGGTGATCGGTGCGGTCATCGGTGCGGTGTTGTACATCGCGGTGATGGCTGCCCGTACGCCGGGTGCGGTCGACCGGTCGGTTCCGGTGAGCCCGGCACCGGTCACCGCCGCGCCGACGGCGGTCGAGATCCCGGACAGCTGA
- a CDS encoding class I SAM-dependent methyltransferase, which yields MTTVSGRHVPDSGFATALRAPTAGGHWLLQGDGTRWRLPVERWHGPVEPATAAVVARCSGPTLDLGCGPGRVTVALARAGVTALGVDVSAQAVALTRAQGAVAIHRDLFDPLPGEGRWRHAVLLDGNIGIGGDPVALLRRCRSLLHPHGTVLVELEHPGVGLWRGWAHVVTAAAPGRRELGPPFRWARLGVRAVRDTAAAGGLAVREVFRDAGRWFGELAVSRRPAQG from the coding sequence TTGACGACCGTGTCGGGACGGCACGTCCCGGACAGCGGTTTCGCCACCGCGCTGCGCGCCCCGACGGCCGGCGGGCACTGGCTGCTGCAGGGCGACGGCACCCGGTGGCGGTTGCCGGTGGAGCGGTGGCACGGGCCGGTCGAACCGGCGACCGCCGCCGTGGTGGCCCGCTGCTCCGGGCCGACGCTCGACCTCGGCTGCGGGCCGGGCCGGGTCACGGTCGCGCTCGCCCGCGCCGGGGTGACCGCGCTCGGGGTGGACGTCTCGGCCCAGGCGGTGGCGCTCACCCGGGCGCAGGGGGCGGTCGCGATCCATCGTGACCTGTTCGACCCGCTGCCCGGCGAGGGCCGGTGGCGGCACGCCGTACTGCTGGACGGCAACATCGGCATCGGCGGCGACCCGGTGGCGTTGCTGCGGCGCTGCCGGTCGCTGCTGCATCCGCACGGTACGGTGCTGGTCGAGTTGGAGCATCCCGGGGTGGGCCTGTGGCGCGGCTGGGCGCATGTGGTCACCGCCGCCGCGCCGGGTCGACGTGAGCTGGGGCCGCCGTTCCGGTGGGCGCGGCTCGGCGTACGGGCGGTTCGGGACACGGCCGCCGCCGGTGGCTTGGCGGTCCGGGAGGTGTTCCGCGACGCCGGCCGCTGGTTCGGCGAGTTGGCGGTGTCGCGGCGACCCGCTCAGGGCTGA
- a CDS encoding DUF2064 domain-containing protein has product MTVLLVVAKSPVAGRAKTRLCPPASPTQAARIATAALLDTMDAVRATAGATPVLALAGRLDEADGYPGAGDDLTTAAAGWRVLPQRGDRFADRLANAHADVAAAYPGRPVLQIGMDTPQLTGAVLAAAVRTLTRTGGTSRTGRSRPGTGRSRPGTGRSRPGTGRSRPGTGRTSIGRPGAGAVLGWAADGGWWALGLSDPRSAEALRDVPMSTPRTGQDTWAALCASGLSVTLLPLLRDVDEWRDAVAVAETIPGSRFAREVAAVGAERSYRSGQPLVGGAQR; this is encoded by the coding sequence GTGACCGTCCTGCTGGTGGTGGCGAAGTCGCCGGTCGCCGGCCGAGCCAAGACCCGGCTCTGTCCACCGGCCAGCCCGACGCAGGCGGCCCGGATCGCCACCGCCGCGCTGCTGGACACCATGGACGCGGTACGGGCGACCGCCGGTGCGACACCGGTGCTGGCGTTGGCGGGCCGGCTCGACGAGGCCGACGGCTACCCGGGTGCCGGCGACGACCTGACCACCGCCGCCGCCGGGTGGCGGGTGCTGCCGCAGCGGGGCGACCGGTTCGCCGACCGGCTGGCGAACGCGCACGCCGACGTCGCGGCAGCCTACCCTGGCCGGCCGGTGCTGCAGATCGGGATGGACACCCCGCAGCTCACCGGCGCGGTGCTGGCCGCTGCGGTCCGCACGCTGACCCGCACCGGCGGGACCAGCCGCACCGGCCGATCCAGGCCTGGCACCGGCCGATCCAGGCCTGGCACCGGCCGATCCAGGCCTGGCACCGGCCGATCCAGGCCTGGCACCGGCCGCACCAGCATCGGCCGGCCGGGCGCCGGCGCGGTGCTCGGCTGGGCCGCCGACGGCGGCTGGTGGGCGTTGGGTCTGTCCGATCCCCGGTCCGCCGAGGCCCTGCGTGACGTCCCGATGTCGACACCGCGTACCGGCCAGGACACCTGGGCGGCGCTGTGCGCGTCGGGGTTGTCGGTGACGCTGCTACCTCTGCTGCGGGACGTGGACGAATGGCGGGACGCGGTGGCCGTGGCGGAGACGATCCCGGGCAGCCGATTCGCCCGAGAGGTGGCGGCGGTGGGCGCGGAACGGTCGTACCGGTCCGGGCAGCCGCTGGTCGGCGGAGCCCAGCGTTGA
- a CDS encoding glycosyltransferase family 2 protein translates to MPTPIDVVLPCLDEAAALPGVLAGLPPGYRAIVVDNGSRDGSPQVAAAHGARVVHEPRRGYGAAVHTGLLAAETELVCVLDADGSFDPAELPVLVEPVAAGRAELSVGRRRPVSARVWPWHARAGTAVVAALLRHRGVPLRDLSPIRVARRQALLDLGVTDRAFGYPLELMIRAAAAGWRIVESDVRYAPRAAGTRSKVSGSVRGTLRATRDFVGVLRTVDGSRAADDRSRTMDGSR, encoded by the coding sequence ATGCCGACACCGATCGACGTGGTGCTGCCCTGCCTCGACGAGGCCGCCGCCCTGCCGGGTGTGCTCGCCGGGCTGCCGCCCGGCTATCGGGCGATCGTGGTGGACAACGGCTCCCGGGACGGTTCGCCGCAGGTCGCCGCCGCGCACGGCGCCCGAGTGGTGCACGAGCCGCGCCGGGGCTACGGGGCCGCCGTACATACGGGTCTGCTGGCCGCCGAGACGGAGCTGGTCTGTGTCCTCGACGCCGACGGGTCGTTCGATCCGGCGGAGCTGCCGGTGCTGGTCGAGCCGGTCGCGGCGGGGCGGGCGGAGTTGTCGGTCGGCCGCCGCCGGCCGGTGTCGGCGCGGGTCTGGCCGTGGCACGCCCGCGCCGGTACGGCGGTGGTCGCGGCGCTGCTGCGGCACCGGGGCGTACCGCTGCGGGATCTGAGTCCGATCCGGGTGGCCCGCCGGCAGGCGCTGCTCGACCTCGGGGTCACCGACCGGGCGTTCGGCTACCCGCTGGAGTTGATGATCCGGGCGGCGGCCGCCGGGTGGCGGATCGTCGAGTCCGACGTCCGGTACGCGCCCCGGGCCGCCGGCACCAGGTCGAAGGTCTCCGGCTCGGTACGTGGGACGCTGCGGGCGACCCGCGATTTCGTCGGCGTGCTACGGACCGTGGACGGCTCGCGCGCCGCCGACGACCGCTCCCGGACCATGGACGGCTCCCGGTGA